A genomic segment from Geitlerinema sp. PCC 7407 encodes:
- a CDS encoding phycobilisome rod-core linker polypeptide — MALPLLAYKPSTQNHRVSSFGKLDQNEDTPYIYRVEDVSSAMEMKALVWAAYRQIFSEHETLRFNRQVTLETQLANGSISVRDFIRGLLKSERFYKLVVGVNDNYRLVELCLRRVLGRDAYNQEEKISWSIKIGTAGFHGFVDALVDSEEYNQAFGDWTVPYQRRRMEARPFNLVTPRYGVDYQEVAGTAKTDWRITLEKFYTRKFQDRRLAEGDPRKFRAVAAAIAPKGNYAQRFSAFDVDYLNKVPRR, encoded by the coding sequence ATGGCACTGCCCTTGCTTGCTTATAAACCATCAACTCAGAATCACCGGGTTTCCAGCTTCGGAAAACTCGATCAAAACGAAGATACGCCTTACATCTATCGGGTCGAAGATGTTTCTTCTGCCATGGAGATGAAGGCTCTTGTTTGGGCAGCCTACCGCCAAATTTTCAGCGAGCATGAAACGCTGCGCTTCAACCGTCAGGTGACCCTGGAAACCCAGCTCGCCAACGGTTCGATCTCGGTGCGCGACTTCATCCGCGGCCTGCTCAAGTCTGAGCGTTTCTACAAGCTGGTTGTGGGCGTCAACGATAACTACCGTTTGGTTGAGCTCTGCCTGCGCCGTGTCTTGGGACGCGATGCGTACAACCAAGAGGAGAAAATCTCTTGGTCCATCAAGATCGGCACCGCAGGCTTCCACGGCTTTGTGGATGCGCTGGTGGACAGCGAAGAATACAACCAGGCCTTTGGCGACTGGACGGTGCCTTACCAGCGTCGTCGGATGGAGGCTCGCCCCTTCAACCTGGTGACGCCTCGCTACGGCGTGGACTACCAGGAAGTGGCCGGTACGGCGAAGACCGACTGGCGGATCACCCTGGAGAAGTTCTACACCCGCAAGTTCCAGGACCGTCGTCTGGCCGAGGGCGATCCTCGCAAGTTCCGGGCTGTGGCAGCGGCGATCGCGCCCAAGGGCAACTACGCTCAGCGCTTCTCCGCCTTTGATGTGGACTATCTGAACAAGGTGCCTCGTCGATA
- a CDS encoding phycobilisome rod-core linker polypeptide: MAIPLLKVTPKTQNQRVDGYEIRNEDAPVMYRLTSSASAADVDQVIWAAYRQIFGEHMILESYRQRALESQLRNRLISVQEFIRGLGKSDVYRSQVAELNSNYRLVDVTFKRFLGRATYGQDEQIAWSIVIATRGLHGFIDAVIESDEYQQNFGGTIVPYQRRRYDGRPFNLVTPRYNDYWRGRMIGIAVGGSAMATGRSYQKGDRDLKVVRQGIPATFFNMTRTIVVPERNYQRDADRASAIARSVEIPDMTRDIQTPQVAVGRTEVALPYRYIPAPAKTKA; the protein is encoded by the coding sequence ATGGCTATTCCCTTACTCAAAGTCACGCCCAAAACCCAAAACCAGCGGGTTGACGGCTACGAAATTCGCAACGAAGACGCGCCCGTTATGTATCGCTTGACCTCCAGCGCTTCTGCGGCGGACGTCGATCAAGTGATCTGGGCCGCCTACCGCCAGATCTTTGGCGAGCACATGATCCTGGAGAGCTATCGCCAGCGCGCCCTCGAATCCCAGCTGCGCAATCGCCTGATCTCCGTGCAAGAGTTTATTCGGGGCCTTGGCAAGTCCGATGTCTATCGCAGCCAAGTTGCGGAGCTCAACTCCAACTATCGCTTGGTGGATGTCACCTTCAAGCGGTTCCTCGGTCGGGCGACCTACGGTCAGGATGAGCAAATCGCCTGGTCCATCGTGATTGCGACGCGCGGCCTCCACGGCTTCATCGATGCGGTGATCGAGAGCGACGAGTATCAGCAAAACTTTGGCGGCACCATTGTTCCCTACCAGCGCCGCCGCTACGATGGCCGCCCCTTCAACCTGGTGACGCCGCGCTACAACGACTACTGGCGGGGCCGCATGATTGGCATTGCGGTGGGCGGTAGCGCCATGGCAACGGGCCGCTCCTACCAGAAGGGCGATCGCGATCTCAAGGTGGTGCGCCAGGGCATTCCGGCGACCTTCTTCAACATGACGCGCACCATCGTGGTGCCCGAGCGCAACTACCAGCGGGATGCTGATCGCGCCAGCGCGATCGCTCGCTCCGTCGAAATTCCCGACATGACCCGCGATATCCAAACGCCCCAGGTAGCGGTGGGTCGCACAGAAGTAGCGCTGCCTTATCGCTACATTCCGGCTCCGGCCAAGACCAAGGCCTAA
- a CDS encoding phycobilisome rod-core linker polypeptide, giving the protein MAIPLLDYRPSTQNQRVAGFEIPSEESPRPYRIENATSDGEFQALVWAAYRQVFSEHETLRSHRQVTLETQLKNRSITVRDFIRGLAKSDVYRKLVVETNSNYRIVELTLKRLLGRAPYSKDEEISWSIKIATHGFDAFIDALINSGEYQENFGENIVPFQRRRYKDRPFNLVTPRYADYWRDRLEDQRYKWGDINNFRAMAREVRVTPMNFVSVNTANIRIPDMTRDAQVTGTPASISPSASFPVR; this is encoded by the coding sequence ATGGCAATTCCCCTTCTTGACTACCGGCCCTCGACCCAAAATCAGCGCGTTGCTGGCTTTGAAATCCCCAGCGAGGAGTCTCCCCGGCCCTATCGCATCGAAAACGCCACCTCCGATGGCGAATTTCAGGCCTTGGTCTGGGCGGCCTATCGTCAGGTGTTCAGCGAGCATGAGACCCTGCGCAGCCACCGCCAGGTCACCCTGGAAACCCAGCTCAAGAACCGCTCCATCACGGTGCGGGACTTCATTCGGGGCTTGGCCAAATCCGACGTCTATCGCAAGCTAGTCGTCGAAACCAACTCCAACTATCGCATCGTCGAGCTGACCCTCAAGCGCTTGCTGGGCCGGGCTCCCTATAGCAAAGACGAAGAAATTTCTTGGTCGATCAAAATCGCCACCCACGGATTTGATGCCTTTATTGATGCCCTGATCAATAGCGGCGAATACCAAGAAAACTTTGGCGAAAACATCGTGCCGTTCCAGCGTCGGCGCTATAAAGATCGCCCCTTCAACCTGGTAACGCCGCGCTACGCCGACTACTGGCGCGATCGCCTCGAAGACCAGCGCTACAAGTGGGGCGACATCAACAACTTCCGGGCCATGGCTCGCGAAGTGCGCGTCACCCCCATGAATTTCGTGTCTGTGAACACCGCCAACATTCGCATTCCAGACATGACGCGCGATGCCCAAGTGACGGGAACTCCTGCCTCCATCAGCCCCTCGGCCAGCTTCCCCGTGCGCTAG